GGCATGGTGCCTGACATGACCTCCGGTTTGAGTTTCGAGACCCTGCGCATCACCCGGCAGGACGCGCCGCTACTGAGCCTCGACGCGCGCGTCGCGCCGGGCGAGGTGCTGACCCTCATGGGCCCCTCTGGCTCGGGTAAATCCACGCTGCTGGCCGCGGTCATCGGCACACTCGCGCCGGGCTTCGGCCTCACCGGGCGCATCACGCTGGATGGGCAGGACATCACCGCGCTGCCTCCCGAGCGCCGCCGCGTCGGCATCCTCTTTCAGGACGAGCTGCTGTTTCCGCATCTGTCGGTGGGCGGCAATCTCGGCTTTGGCCTGCCACCGCAATTGCGCGGCAAAGCACGCCGCGCCCGGATCGACGCCGCGCTCTCCGAGATCGGGCTCGCGGACTATGCCAGCCGCGATCCAGCCACGCTCTCGGGCGGGCAGAAAGCACGGGTGGCGCTGATGCGCATGCTGCTCTCCGAGCCGCGCGCCCTGCTGCTCGACGAACCATTCTCGAAACTAGACGCCGCGCTGCGCGGCCAGATCCACAGCCTCGTGTTCGAGCGCGCGCGGGCGCAAGGGCTTCCCGTGCTGCTGGTGACGCATGATCCCGCCGATGCCGAGGCCGCCGGAGGACAGCTGATCGAGCTCGGCTGACCCCCCTTGCGGCGGCAGCCGATCCGCGAAATGGTCGGCGCGGAAGGCGACAGGGATCGTGGGAGGAGAACTGTCTTGGAAATTGGATTGGACCTCGGCACCAGTTCGGTGATCGCGGTGCTCTGCGACGCCGGGGTGCCCCGCGCCGAGGCGCGGCGCGCCCTGCATAGCGCCTCGCCCATGCCCTATGCCTCCGAACAAGACCCCGAGGCGTGGTGGCAGGCCGCACGGGCGGTGCTGGCCGAGGTTCTCGCGCCGCTCTCCGACGCCGAGCGTCGCGCGGTGACCGCCATCGGGCTTTCGGGGCAGATGCACGGCGCGGTCCTGCTGGACGGCGGTGGCGCGGTCCTGCGCCCGGCGATGCTGTGGAACGACGGGCGAGCGCATGCGGAATGCACCGCGCTGCGCGCCGCGGTGCCGGAGATCGGCACCATTGCCGGTGTCCCGCCCCTGCCCGGCTTCACCGCGCCAAAGCTGATGTGGCTGGCGCGGCACGAGCCGCAGGTCCACGCCCGCATCGCGCATATCCTGCTCCCCAAGGATTACCTCGGCTTTCGCCTCCATGGCACCTATGCCACCGACCCTTCCGATGCGGCGGGCACGCTGTGGTACCACCAGAAGGCCCGGCGCTGGTCAGAGCGGCTCTGTACGGCCAGCAACACCGACCCCGACTGGCTTCCGCAGGTTTTGGACGGACATGAGGTCGCGGGGCTGATCCGCCCGGCACTGGCCGCAGAGTTGGGGCTGCAGCCCTCGGTGAAGATCGTCACCGGCGGCGGAGACGCGGCCACCGGTGCCGTCGCCGTCGGAGCCGTCGAGGATGGCACGGGGCAGATCTCGCTTGGCACCTCGGGACAGCTGTTGCTGGCGGGCACCCGTTATCAGCCCAATCCCGGCGCCTATGTGCATGCCTTTGCCCATACGCTGCCCGACCGCTGGTATCAGATGGCGGCGATGCTCAATGGCGCGCGGCCACTGGCCTGGTTCGCTGGCATCGCCGGGGCCGAGATCGGCCCCTTGCTGGCGGAGGCGACGACCGTGCCCGAGGCCCGCGTGCCGCTGTTCCTGCCCTATCTCACCGGCGAGCGCAGCCCGCATGGCGATCCGCACATTCGGGGCGGCTTTTTCGGCCTCGAAGACAGCACCAGCCGCGCTGCGATGATGCGCGCGGTGGTCGAGGCCGTGGCCTTTTGCTTTGCCGATGCGGTGGAGAGTTTCGGATCCGCCGCCGAGGGGCTCGCCCCGCTGCCCGCGCTTGGCGGCGGCGCGCAGAGCGATGCGCTGCTGCAGGCGGTCAGCGATGCCAGCGGCCTGCAGCTCTTCCGTCCCGACGGTGCCACCTTTGGCCCGTCGCTCGGGGCGGCCAAACTAGCAGCGCTTGCCGTCGGCGCGCTGTCGCGCAGCGACCTCGCGCGTCGCCCCGAGGCGCTGCGGATCTTCGCGCCCGCCGCCTCGGAGCCGATGCTGGAGCGCCTGCAGAACTGGCGCGCGCTTTACGCCGCGCTCAAGCCCCTGGCCGCGCCGCGCTAAGGCAGCGCCTGTCCAAGCGCCCGCTCAGGCCTGCTTGAGCCGCGCCTCGACGGTGCCTGCATATTCGGCCATGCGCACCCGAAACTTCTTCTCGATACTGGCGCGGGCGAGCTTCAGCGATTGCACCATGAGCCGCGCCGAAAGCGTCTTGGGCTGCAGCGCGACCTGCATTGCCACGCGAGTACGGCTGCGCGACAAGGCGACGAACTCGATGCGCGTCAGAACCTCCAGCCCGTCCGACAGGCTGCGATAGACCAGCAGATTGGGCGTGTCCTGCTCCACAAGCGCGATCGACGCCTTGCGGGTCTTGCCACGAAAGGTGAACTCCGCCCCCCAAGCCATCTGCGGCCCGGCATCGCCATCGGTACCCGTCGGCACTCGGCGCAACTCGATCCCGCGCCGCATGATCTGCCGTTCCAGATGATCGAAATTCG
This portion of the Salipiger sp. CCB-MM3 genome encodes:
- the xylB gene encoding xylulokinase is translated as MEIGLDLGTSSVIAVLCDAGVPRAEARRALHSASPMPYASEQDPEAWWQAARAVLAEVLAPLSDAERRAVTAIGLSGQMHGAVLLDGGGAVLRPAMLWNDGRAHAECTALRAAVPEIGTIAGVPPLPGFTAPKLMWLARHEPQVHARIAHILLPKDYLGFRLHGTYATDPSDAAGTLWYHQKARRWSERLCTASNTDPDWLPQVLDGHEVAGLIRPALAAELGLQPSVKIVTGGGDAATGAVAVGAVEDGTGQISLGTSGQLLLAGTRYQPNPGAYVHAFAHTLPDRWYQMAAMLNGARPLAWFAGIAGAEIGPLLAEATTVPEARVPLFLPYLTGERSPHGDPHIRGGFFGLEDSTSRAAMMRAVVEAVAFCFADAVESFGSAAEGLAPLPALGGGAQSDALLQAVSDASGLQLFRPDGATFGPSLGAAKLAALAVGALSRSDLARRPEALRIFAPAASEPMLERLQNWRALYAALKPLAAPR
- a CDS encoding ATP-binding cassette domain-containing protein is translated as MTSGLSFETLRITRQDAPLLSLDARVAPGEVLTLMGPSGSGKSTLLAAVIGTLAPGFGLTGRITLDGQDITALPPERRRVGILFQDELLFPHLSVGGNLGFGLPPQLRGKARRARIDAALSEIGLADYASRDPATLSGGQKARVALMRMLLSEPRALLLDEPFSKLDAALRGQIHSLVFERARAQGLPVLLVTHDPADAEAAGGQLIELG
- a CDS encoding SRPBCC family protein, yielding MDISTKEDIEVPVDRVFAEATNFDHLERQIMRRGIELRRVPTGTDGDAGPQMAWGAEFTFRGKTRKASIALVEQDTPNLLVYRSLSDGLEVLTRIEFVALSRSRTRVAMQVALQPKTLSARLMVQSLKLARASIEKKFRVRMAEYAGTVEARLKQA